From Cryptococcus decagattii chromosome 13, complete sequence, the proteins below share one genomic window:
- a CDS encoding mitochondrial distribution and morphology protein 10: MIGFSTFILRNYYAAIGWNEDNLYSSLTRASSALLDFQLPQSLILQLANSPTPIFFTSYALDALPQLNGSISYITTSIPLDEIGSGRTIAFNSVIERFRIFPPPRRPQLKDEVWLGGKRIEGRDYLLYSRLHLPSLHLSGLATTRLTATLQAHLAFLAQPAHPTSTRPTPPQTPSHIRQPSEPSTPAPSPTPGNVFISLQHDTGRYCGEYTYSVQDGMVGLRTLYNFGWHDHEESEVDKKERREREGKRIDEEEMMEGGLKGRFSAGGEVYFSAKQRSFGISTGLRFTTVPPTLPLPPNAPVPSPPTTLTLLYNPLIGFLSSAYSAQVSPTVALATRFGVNVYSYESDFSVGGEWWIGRRRGKRGLTKDAELQLNAESRDAAATGIDENKELADNMAQRASLREVTLRDELVEEANTEKEPNFPPHMVTDANAGEVPQQVMSRLQRQQSIDDERDGVLKARLSDNWQFAFLYEARIRNCLVSAGILADLTGRQHPIRSIGLEVQYFS, from the exons ATGATCGGCTTCTCCACCTTT ATTCTGCGCAATTACTACGCGGCGATTGGATGGAATGAAGACAACCTGTATAGCTCTCTTACGCGGGCATCCAGTG CTTTACT AGACTTCCAACTACCGCAATCACTCATTTTACAGCTCGCCAACTCGCCAACACCTATATTTTTCACTTCATATGCTCTCGATGCCCTTCCACAACTTAATGGTTCAATATCTTACATCACAACCTCGATTCCATTGGATGAG ATTGGATCCGGTCGAACGATAGCCTTCAATAGTGTAATTGAGAGGTTCAGAATTTTTCCACCACCGAGAAGACCACAGCTAAAGGATGAGGTCTGGCttggaggaaagagaatcGAAGGCAGGG ATTACCTCTTGTACTCTAGACTGcatctcccatctctccatCTATCCGGCTTAGCAACCACTCGACTCACAGCAACCCTCCAAGCGCACCTTGCTTTCCTTGCGCAGCCTGCACATCCGACATCTACACGACCTACACCACCTCAGACACCTTCACACATTCGCCAACCATCTGAACCATCAACACCAGCCCCTTCCCCTACACCGGGAAATGTTTTCATTTCATTGCAACATGATACTGGCCGATATTGTGGAGAGTACACGTATTCAGTACAAGACGGGATGGTCGGCTTGAGGACTCTGTATAACTTTGGGTGGCATGACCACGAGGAGAGCGAGGTTGacaaaaaagagagaagagagagagaagggaagaggattgatgaggaggaaatgaTGGAGGGCGGATTGAAAGGGCGATTTTCTGCCGGTGGAGAGGTTTACTTTTCTGCAAAACAGAGAAGCTTTGGCA TTTCAACTGGATTGAGATTCACAACCGTACCACCAACATTACCCCTTCCCCCCAATGCTCCTGTCCCATCGCCTCCCACTACTCTCACCCTCCTTTACAATCCCCTTATTGGCTTCCTTTCATCCGCCTACTCGGCCCAAGTGTCACCAACCGTTGCTCTTGCCACTCGGTTTGGCGTCAATGTTTACTCATACGAAAGTGATTTTAGCGTCGGCGGTGAATGGTGGATCGGTAGACGGCGTGGTAAACGAGGACTTACTAAGGACGCCGAACTTCAACTTAATGCAGAATCTCGAGACGCTGCGGCGACCGGCATCGACGAGAACAAAGAATTGGCAGACAATATGGCTCAGCGAGCATCTTTGCGAGAGGTCACCTTGAGGGACGAGTTAGTGGAGGAAGCAAATACTGAGAAGGAGCCCAATTTCCCACCACATATGGTGACAGATGCCAATGCTGGGGAAGTTCCGCAACAGGTAATGTCGAGGTTGCAACGGCAGCAAAGcattgatgatgagaggGATGGAGTACTAAAGGCCAGGTTATCGGATAACTGG CAATTTGCATTCTTGTACGAGGCGAGAATTAGGAACTGTTTGGTATCTGCTGGAATACTAGCAGATCTTACAGGAAGACAACATCCCATCAGGAGCATTGGTCTGGAAGTGCAATACTTCTCATGA